In Prunus dulcis chromosome 1, ALMONDv2, whole genome shotgun sequence, the following are encoded in one genomic region:
- the LOC117614871 gene encoding 7-deoxyloganetin glucosyltransferase-like — protein MGSKEAVASSKPHVVCIPLPVQSHVKGMLKFAKLLHHRGFHITFVNTEYIHKRFLKSLGPNSLDGLPSFRFESIPDGIPSSEEDTTQYIRLLGESVRNNLPAPFRDLLMKLNGKANIPPLSHMVSDGWMSFTITAAEEIGIPVVLFFTMSASGVMGYKQFPTLLEKGLAPLKDETWLTNGFLDNVIDWVPAMKGIRLRDLPNNFITTDPAEASWIFCLEAIQRFGKGTAIVLHSFDALEKEVLDALSSMFPLVYAIGPLQLLLNQIPEHPLKAMGYSLWKEETEWLKWLNSKEPNSVVYVNFGSLAVLTPEQLVEFGWGLANSRLPFFWVIRPDLVVGKSAIFPPEFEAETKERGLIASWCPQEQVLEHSSVGGFLTHSGWNSTIESLCAGVPMLSLPIFTDQQTNCHCVCNLWGIGMEISKDAKRDQVEKLVKELMGEEKGKQLKNKVMDWKKLAEEAASPHGSSSANLDNFVNQVLLRKS, from the exons ATGGGTTCCAAGGAAGCAGTAGCCAGCAGCAAGCCTCATGTTGTTTGCATTCCTCTTCCGGTTCAAAGCCATGTAAAGGGGATGCTTAAGTTTGCAAAACTCCTCCACCACAGAGGTTTCCATATCACCTTTGTCAACACAGAGTACATTCACAAGCGCTTCCTCAAGTCTCTTGGACCCAACTCCCTCGACGGCTTGCCTAGTTTTCGATTCGAATCCATACCAGATGGCATTCCAAGCTCAGAAGAAGACACCACTCAATACATTCGTTTGCTTGGTGAGTCAGTCAGGAATAATTTACCAGCTCCATTTCGTGATCTCCTCATGAAACTCAATGGCAAGGCCAATATTCCTCCGTTGTCTCACATGGTTTCGGATGGTTGGATGAGCTTCACCATCACAGCAGCTGAAGAAATTGGAATCCCTGTGGTACTCTTCTTCACTATGTCTGCAAGCGGCGTCATGGGATATAAGCAGTTTCCTACTTTGCTGGAAAAGGGACTTGCTCCACTCAAAG ATGAAACCTGGTTAACAAATGGCTTTCTTGACAATGTCATAGATTGGGTTCCCGCTATGAAAGGTATCAGGTTAAGGGATCTCCCAAACAACTTTATTACCACAGACCCCGCCGAAGCATCTTGGATCTTCTGCTTGGAAGCAATCCAAAGATTTGGTAAAGGTACAGCAATTGTTCTTCATAGTTTTGATGCATTGGAGAAAGAAGTTTTGGATGCTCTCTCATCCATGTTTCCACTTGTTTATGCAATTGGCCCTCTCCAGTTACTTCTTAACCAGATACCGGAGCACCCTTTGAAGGCTATGGGATATAGTCTGTGGAAAGAAGAAACTGAGTGGCTCAAATGGCTAAATTCTAAAGAACCAAACTCTGTTGTTTATGTCAATTTTGGAAGTTTAGCGGTCTTAACACCGGAACAACTTGTGGAGTTTGGTTGGGGACTGGCAAACAGCAGGCTTCCCTTCTTTTGGGTAATTAGGCCTGATCTGGTTGTTGGTAAATCGGCGATTTTTCCACCCGAGTTTGAGGCTGAAACTAAGGAAAGAGGCCTTATAGCAAGTTGGTGCCCACAAGAGCAAGTCCTTGAGCACTCATCAGTTGGAGGATTTTTAACACATAGTGGTTGGAATTCAACCATTGAGAGCCTATGTGCAGGTGTGCCTATGCTCTCCTTGCCAATCTTTACTGACCAGCAAACAAATTGTCATTGTGTTTGTAATTTGTGGGGAATTGGCATGGAGATTAGTAAAGATGCCAAGAGAGACCAAGTGGAAAAGCTTGTTAAAGAGTTGATGGGGGAAGAGAAAGGTAAGCAATTGAAAAACAAGGTCATGGATTGGAAGAAACTGGCAGAAGAAGCCGCTAGTCCACATGGTTCTTCATCTGCAAATTTAGACAACTTTGTGAATCAAGTGCTATTAAGGAAAAGCTAG
- the LOC117615923 gene encoding receptor-like protein 6, whose product MPFKLVNSLNAHTLSISLEQKFGFGLYGSINSSISLFHLVHLQRLNLGHNNFNYSQIPTTVGNFPQLTYLKLSASVFFGEIPSQLSQLSKLSSLDLSLNLDAFLRESDLRSLIRNLITLEKLHLSFINISSTIHDSIANLSFLTSLLLEDCGLFGKFPARIFELEDLETLDVRYNQDITGYLPEFNRSSRLVSQKFGDSCISGNLSSIRNLDSLQELDARACNFSGPIPDWFANLTQLTYLSLSDNNFSGGPLSWIGKQNKLTYLDLENINLSGYIPSSLRNLTQLFHLHLRWNQLTGPIPSLLGNLSRLAYIDLTFNKLRSSIPESIFNLMDLQILSLGSNSLHGTVEILKLITNWKCSLNLEL is encoded by the coding sequence ATGCCATTCAAATTAGTGAATTCATTAAATGCACATACATTGTCAATTTCATTAGAAcaaaaatttggttttgggcTCTATGGATCTATCAACTCAAGCATTAGCCTCTTCCATCTTGTTCATCTCCAGAGGCTCAACCTTGGTCACAATAACTTCAATTACTCTCAAATTCCTACTACCGTTGGGAACTTTCCACAGCTGACGTACCTCAAACTCTCTGCCTCTGTCTTTTTTGGTGAAATCCCATCCCAGCTTTCACAGTTGTCCAAGTTGTCATCCCTTGATCTATCTCTCAATCTGGATGCATTTCTTAGAGAATCCGATTTGAGAAGCCTCATTAGAAACTTAATCACTCTAGAAAAGCTTCACCTCAGTTTCATTAACATATCTTCAACAATACACGATTCTATAGcaaatttatcatttttgACATCTCTCCTCCTCGAAGATTGTGGCTTGTTTGGAAAATTTCCGGCAAGAATTTTTGAGTTGGAAGACCTTGAAACTCTTGATGTGAGATATAACCAAGATATCACTGGTTATTTGCCTGAGTTTAATCGAAGCAGTCGTCTCGTGTCCCAGAAGTTTGGCGACAGTTGCATTTCAGGAAACTTGTCTTCAATCAGGAACCTTGATTCATTACAGGAACTGGATGCTAGGGCATGCAACTTCAGTGGTCCAATCCCTGATTGGTTTGCTAACCTTACCCAACTGACATATTTGTCACTTTCTGATAACAATTTCAGTGGCGGTCCCTTGTCTTGGATCGGGAAGCAAAACAAACTTACTTATCTAGACCTTGAAAACATCAATCTAAGTGGCTACATCCCGTCTTCTCTTAGAAACCTCACACAGCtctttcatcttcatcttcgtTGGAATCAACTAACTGGTCCAATCCCATCTTTGCTGGGTAATCTTAGCAGGCTAGCTTACATAGATCTTACCTTTAATAAATTGCGTAGTTCAATTCCTGAGTCAATATTCAATCTTATGGATCTCCAAATCCTTTCTCTAGGGAGTAATAGTCTGCATGGTACAGTGGAGATTCTTAAGTTGATAACAAACTGGAAGTGCTCACTGAATCTAGAACTATGA
- the LOC117615974 gene encoding 7-deoxyloganetin glucosyltransferase-like, translating to MNGIRLRDLPHNFMTTNPNDIFWNYCLEVMRRVDKASAVVLHTFDALEQDVLDALSSILPLVYAIGPLQLLLNQIPENPLNAMGYSLWKEETQSLKWLDSKAPNSVVYVSFGSSAVITPEQLVEFGWGLANSKLPFFWVIRPDLVVGESAILPPEFVDETKERGLIASWCPQEQVLKHSSVGGFLTHCGWSSTIESLCAGVPMLCWPCSTDQPTNCYYACNEWDIGMEIGKDVKREQVEKLVIELMEGEKGKQMKNKVMQWMKLAEEATSPHGSSSLDLDNFVNQVLLRKEIFRGKSMPQDAMLIII from the exons ATGAACGGCATCCGGTTACGGGATCTCCCACACAACTTTATGACCACAAATCCAAATGACATCTTCTGGAATTACTGCTTGGAAGTAATGAGAAGGGTTGATAAAGCTTCAGCAGTTGTTCTTCATACTTTTGATGCATTGGAGCAAGATGTTTTGGATGCTCTCTCATCCATACTTCCACTTGTTTATGCAATTGGCCCACTCCAATTACTTCTCAATCAGATACCCGAGAACCCTTTGAATGCCATGGGATATAGCCTATGGAAAGAAGAAACTCAGAGCCTCAAATGGCTAGATTCTAAGGCCCCAAATTCAGTTGTTTATGTGAGTTTTGGCAGCTCAGCTGTCATAACACCCGAACAGCTCGTTGAGTTTGGTTGGGGACTAGCTAATAGCAAGCTTCCATTCTTTTGGGTAATTAGACCTGATCTCGTTGTTGGCGAGTCGGCAATTTTGCCGCCTGAGTTTGTGGATGAAACTAAGGAAAGAGGTCTAATAGCAAGTTGGTGTCCACAAGAGCAAGTCCTTAAGCATTCATCAGTTGGAGGGTTTTTGACACATTGCGGTTGGAGTTCAACCATTGAGAGTCTATGTGCAGGTGTACCTATGCTGTGCTGGCCATGCTCTACTGACCAGCCAACAAACTGTTACTATGCTTGTAATGAATGGGATATTGGAATGGAGATTGGTAAAGATGTCAAGAGAGAGCAAGTGGAGAAGCTTGTTATAGAGCTAATGGAGGGAGAGAAAGGTAAGCAAATGAAAAACAAGGTCATGCAGTGGATGAAACTAGCAGAAGAAGCCACTAGTCCACATGGTTCTTCATCCTTAGACTTGGACAATTTTGTGAATCAAGTGCTATTAagaaaagagatattta GGGGCAAATCTATGCCTCAAGATGCCATGCTTATCATTATCTAA
- the LOC117614892 gene encoding 7-deoxyloganetin glucosyltransferase-like: protein MGSKEAVASSKPHVVCIPLPVQSHVKGMLKFAKLLHHRGFHITFVNTEYIHKRFLKSLGPNSLDGLPSFRFESIPDGIPSSEEDTTQYIRLLGESVRNNLPAPFRDLLMKLNGKANIPPLSHMVSDGWMSFTITAAEEIGIPVVLFFTMSASGVMGYKQFPTLLEKGLAPLKDETWLTNGFLDNVIDWVPAMKGIRLRDLPNNFITTDPAEASWIFCLEAIQRFGKGTAIVLHSFDALEKEVLDALSSMFPLVYAIGPLQLLLNQIPEHPLKAMGYSLWKEETEWLKWLNSKEPNSVVYVNFGSLAVLTPEQLVEFGWGLANSRLPFFWVIRPDLVVGKSAIFPPEFEAETKERGLIASWCPQEQVLEHSSVGGFLTHSGWNSTIESLCAGVPMLSLPIFTDQQTNCHCVCNLWGIGMEISKDAKRDQVEKLVKELMGGEKGKQLKNKVMDWKKLAEEAASPHGSSSANLDNFVNQVLLRKS from the exons ATGGGTTCCAAGGAAGCAGTAGCCAGCAGCAAGCCTCATGTTGTTTGCATTCCTCTTCCGGTTCAAAGCCATGTAAAGGGGATGCTTAAGTTTGCAAAACTCCTCCACCACAGAGGTTTCCATATCACCTTTGTCAACACAGAGTACATTCACAAGCGCTTCCTCAAGTCTCTTGGACCCAACTCCCTCGACGGCTTGCCTAGTTTTCGATTCGAATCCATACCAGATGGCATTCCAAGCTCAGAAGAAGACACCACTCAATACATTCGTTTGCTTGGTGAGTCAGTCAGGAATAATTTACCAGCTCCATTTCGTGATCTCCTCATGAAACTCAATGGCAAGGCCAATATTCCTCCGTTGTCTCACATGGTTTCGGATGGTTGGATGAGCTTCACCATCACAGCAGCTGAAGAAATTGGAATCCCTGTGGTACTCTTCTTCACTATGTCTGCAAGCGGCGTCATGGGATATAAGCAGTTTCCTACTTTGCTGGAAAAGGGACTTGCTCCACTCAAAG ATGAAACCTGGTTAACAAATGGCTTTCTTGACAATGTCATAGATTGGGTTCCCGCTATGAAAGGTATCAGGTTAAGGGATCTCCCAAACAACTTTATTACCACAGACCCCGCCGAAGCATCTTGGATCTTCTGCTTGGAAGCAATCCAAAGATTTGGTAAAGGTACAGCAATTGTTCTTCATAGTTTTGATGCATTGGAGAAAGAAGTTTTGGATGCTCTCTCATCCATGTTTCCACTTGTTTATGCAATTGGCCCTCTCCAGTTACTTCTTAACCAGATACCGGAGCACCCTTTGAAGGCTATGGGATATAGTCTGTGGAAAGAAGAAACTGAGTGGCTCAAATGGCTAAATTCTAAAGAACCAAACTCTGTTGTTTATGTCAATTTTGGAAGTTTAGCGGTCTTAACACCGGAACAACTTGTGGAGTTTGGTTGGGGACTGGCAAACAGCAGGCTTCCCTTCTTTTGGGTAATTAGGCCTGATCTGGTTGTTGGTAAATCGGCGATTTTTCCACCCGAGTTTGAGGCTGAAACTAAGGAAAGAGGCCTTATAGCAAGTTGGTGCCCACAAGAGCAAGTCCTTGAGCACTCATCAGTTGGAGGATTTTTAACACATAGTGGTTGGAATTCAACCATTGAGAGCCTATGTGCAGGTGTGCCTATGCTCTCCTTGCCAATCTTTACTGACCAGCAAACAAATTGTCATTGTGTTTGTAATTTGTGGGGAATTGGCATGGAGATTAGTAAAGATGCCAAGAGAGACCAAGTGGAAAAGCTTGTTAAAGAGTTGATGGGGGGAGAGAAAGGTAAGCAATTGAAAAACAAGGTCATGGATTGGAAGAAACTGGCAGAAGAAGCCGCTAGTCCACATGGTTCTTCATCTGCAAATTTAGACAACTTTGTGAATCAAGTGCTATTAAGGAAAAGCTAG